In Saccharicrinis fermentans DSM 9555 = JCM 21142, a genomic segment contains:
- a CDS encoding O-antigen ligase family protein has translation MLNVTKITDYLLVYLLVAFSGVPFFYKAHIAMLIVSLALPAFIFVRRKRNVDRFFIYYVVFVLCIQVGQMLKFYEFPIQTYLGLHVRVLFAYLSIKAVGKKMMTYYVDILVFSVWTSLFFYVLSYVGSIEHFFENSIAPLFSNPLIKETNYKIWPSVILYTFNAQGEGLEWLKRNSGPFWEPGAFSGFLMVALLFNIIISGQLNNKKNRILMLGVLSTFSTSGLLVLVVLISFYLVLNRDLLRRYVLVPIVVITGIIAFFSVDFLGSKVVRKMSYSDATYNTRFKSAQIDINDFMQHPVLGMGRSQSTRFHGETEARAIHRNNGVTNHLVMYGAIAFLIYFYLIYLGFYRMCRVYDVNRRMAFFALIIILLIGFSQIYFTKVFFIAMTLIPVLYCKDEEVHNT, from the coding sequence ATGCTTAATGTAACAAAAATAACAGATTACTTGCTGGTTTACCTGCTGGTTGCATTCTCGGGCGTGCCTTTTTTTTATAAGGCTCATATTGCCATGTTGATTGTTTCGCTGGCTTTGCCTGCTTTTATATTTGTTAGAAGAAAAAGAAATGTGGATCGTTTTTTTATTTATTACGTGGTTTTTGTCCTATGTATCCAGGTGGGACAAATGCTTAAGTTCTATGAGTTTCCTATACAAACTTATTTGGGTCTTCATGTGCGGGTGCTGTTTGCTTATTTGAGCATTAAAGCTGTAGGAAAAAAAATGATGACCTATTATGTAGATATACTTGTTTTCTCGGTTTGGACCAGTCTTTTCTTTTATGTACTATCGTATGTGGGATCCATTGAACATTTTTTTGAAAATAGCATAGCTCCATTGTTTAGTAACCCGCTGATTAAAGAAACAAACTATAAAATCTGGCCCAGTGTAATTCTTTATACCTTTAATGCGCAGGGGGAAGGATTGGAGTGGCTTAAAAGAAATTCCGGTCCTTTTTGGGAACCTGGGGCTTTTTCTGGTTTTTTAATGGTAGCCTTATTGTTCAATATTATTATTTCGGGACAGCTGAATAACAAAAAGAATAGAATTTTAATGCTAGGGGTATTGAGTACTTTCTCAACCTCTGGATTGTTGGTGCTGGTGGTCCTTATATCTTTTTATCTGGTTTTGAATCGTGACCTATTACGGCGTTATGTTTTGGTACCCATCGTTGTAATAACTGGAATAATTGCATTTTTTAGTGTGGATTTTTTGGGTAGTAAAGTGGTGCGAAAAATGAGTTATAGCGATGCCACTTATAATACTCGCTTTAAAAGTGCCCAAATCGATATCAATGACTTTATGCAGCATCCGGTGCTAGGTATGGGTAGATCACAGTCAACCCGTTTTCATGGTGAGACAGAGGCCCGTGCAATACACCGTAATAATGGTGTAACCAATCATCTGGTTATGTATGGGGCAATAGCCTTTTTGATTTATTTTTACCTAATCTACTTAGGTTTCTATCGTATGTGCAGGGTTTACGATGTGAATAGACGGATGGCTTTTTTTGCCTTGATAATTATATTGTTGATCGGTTTTTCGCAAATTTATTTCACCAAAGTTTTTTTTATTGCGATGACTTTAATACCTGTATTGTACTGTAAGGATGAAGAAGTCCATAATACCTGA
- a CDS encoding glycosyltransferase family 2 protein, giving the protein MKIFVVIAVFNRKAYTLQCLKLLQEQTCQNIGVVLVDDGSSDGTSDEVKRFFPEVVVVKGTGDWWWTKSMNQGCKAAIEHGADLLITLNNDTYFNALLIEKLVRLHHQNPKAVIGSLNLIKKEQTYIFFSGIKDIIWWKAKELKYHKAFSPLHENMTGLHPTKCLNGRGTLIPVSIFNEVNGYNEQYPQYASDYDLALRIQKAGYPCFISYDVVVHSYIEETGGGKSFVKQSVFTFLKSFFNPYSQTSLKMWYRYYKSHAPQRVFLIGFIMQLLRTVYAFYKKRNILHKI; this is encoded by the coding sequence ATGAAGATATTTGTTGTAATAGCCGTTTTTAATCGCAAGGCCTATACGCTTCAATGTTTGAAGCTCTTGCAGGAACAAACTTGTCAAAATATAGGAGTCGTACTAGTGGATGATGGCTCATCGGATGGTACCTCGGACGAAGTGAAACGCTTTTTTCCTGAAGTAGTGGTCGTTAAAGGAACGGGAGACTGGTGGTGGACTAAATCCATGAACCAAGGATGTAAGGCTGCCATAGAACATGGAGCCGATTTATTGATAACTTTAAACAACGATACTTATTTTAATGCTTTGCTCATCGAAAAGCTGGTTAGATTGCATCACCAAAATCCTAAAGCTGTTATTGGATCGCTTAATTTGATAAAGAAAGAGCAAACATATATTTTCTTTTCGGGTATTAAAGATATTATCTGGTGGAAAGCCAAGGAGCTAAAATACCATAAGGCTTTTTCTCCTTTGCATGAAAATATGACAGGCTTACACCCTACCAAATGTTTAAACGGAAGGGGAACCTTGATACCGGTTTCTATTTTTAATGAGGTGAATGGATATAACGAACAATATCCGCAGTATGCTTCTGATTATGATTTGGCCTTAAGGATTCAAAAGGCTGGTTATCCGTGTTTTATTAGTTACGATGTGGTGGTTCATTCGTATATCGAAGAAACAGGTGGTGGTAAAAGCTTTGTAAAGCAATCTGTTTTTACTTTTTTAAAATCTTTTTTTAACCCATATTCGCAAACGAGTTTAAAAATGTGGTATAGGTATTATAAGTCGCATGCACCTCAACGAGTGTTTTTAATTGGTTTTATTATGCAGTTATTGAGAACCGTTTATGCTTTTTATAAAAAACGTAATATACTTCATAAAATATAG